A single genomic interval of Lathyrus oleraceus cultivar Zhongwan6 chromosome 7, CAAS_Psat_ZW6_1.0, whole genome shotgun sequence harbors:
- the LOC127100330 gene encoding uncharacterized protein LOC127100330, with protein MASDQPQEEPKTIPLKILIDRENNKVVSVEAPKHFMDTLFSFLSLPLATIIRLLSTNNNDQQQPQQSPLLGSIKSLYESVQTLTPNDVWNPVCQQMLLNPKNPCESLCQKLFLNIDDTEASSEFFVCDSCYKFTTFQNLDCTCGKPTNRRPKNLDSEGQGNSTSVAVDDALSGVFVKENGSLFLVFDDLKIVPSSLVTSMQMLMELGYSDLSQLEEVTHNIGKQEILNLLKCALTSHEPLTNTFLKSSSKNKDSQPKQFASALRVKTCTNDIKMDVKLVRSKSQKKIIFAETCENFVDFIFSFLTIPLGSIIKLLDGNSFVGCIDNLYKSVENLDSSWCTDSRSVLLNPGVIPQFGCPNQPLNIPHVQVQLATYYYGTGTPFQQHNYNYGTRTVELKVEGGVISKTKGLIYDPKHLIELDPRSPNRSKERVVGFVKRPALYAVGDDLKVQSLSANFCLSYLKELNLPLDDLEVKVISIGEAEAISLFAASLTSKSTLTSGLEDFFNVPKQDSNLTSKYIQTSRLDELAKEPKPEE; from the exons ATGGCTTCCGATCAACCACAAGAAGAACCCAAAACCATTCCCCTCAAAATCTTAATAGACAGAGAAAACAACAAAGTTGTTTCCGTTGAAGCACCCAAACACTTCATGGACACTCTCTTCAGTTTCCTATCTCTTCCACTCGCCACCATCATTCGTCTCTTATCAACCAACAACAATgatcaacaacaaccacaacaatcACCATTACTCGGAAGCATCAAAAGCCTCTACGAAAGTGTACAAACCCTCACTCCAAACGACGTGTGGAATCCTGTATGCCAACAAATGCTATTGAATCCGAAGAATCCGTGTGAATCATTGTGCCAGAAACTGTTCTTGAATATTGATGATACTGAAGCATCAAGTGAGTTTTTTGTGTGTGATTCTTGTTACAAGTTTACTACTTTTCAGAACCTTGACTGCACTTGTGGAAAACCTACTAATAGACGGCCTAAGAATTTGGATTCTGAGGGTCAGGGGAATAGTACTAGTGTTGCTGTTGATGATGCCCTAAGTGGGGTTTTTGTGAAGGAAAATGGGTCATTGTTTTTGGTTTTTGATGATTTGAAGATTGTGCCTAGTTCTTTGGTGACTTCCATGCAGATGTTGATGGAATTAGGGTATTCAGATTTGAGTCAGTTAGAGGAAGTTACACACAACATTGGAAAGCAAGAG ATATTGAATCTTCTCAAGTGCGCCTTAACCTCTCATGAGCCTCTGACAAATACGTTTTTGAAAAGTAGCTCTAAGAACAAAGACAGCCAACCGAAGCAGTTTGCATCAGCGCTCAGAGTAAAAACTTGCACCAATGACATTAAAATGGATGTTAAGCTAGTGCGAAGTAAATCTCAGAAAAAGATAATCTTTGCAGAAACCTGCGAAAACTTTGTTGACTTCATTTTTAGCTTCCTTACAATACCATTAGGATCCATCATAAAGCTTTTGGATGGTAACTCTTTTGTTGGATGTATTGATAATCTATACAAAAGTGTGGAGAACTTGGACTCGTCCTGGTGTACAGACTCGCGCTCCGTGTTACTCAATCCTGGTGTCATACCGCAGTTTGGTTGTCCAAACCAGCCCCTCAACATTCCTCATGTACAAGTACAACTCGCCACATATTATTATGGTACAGGAACACCATTTCAACAGCATAATTATAATTATGGTACTCGTACAGTAGAACTAAAGGTAGAGGGAGGAGTGATTTCTAAGACAAAGGGATTGATTTATGATCCAAAACACTTGATTGAACTGGATCCAAGATCCCCGAACAGGTCAAAAGAACGTGTTGTGGGATTTGTAAAGAGACCGGCATTATATGCTGTAGGAGATGATCTAAAAGTGCAATCACTATCTGCAAATTTTTGCCTCTCATATTTGAAAGAACTGAACCTTCCTCTTGATGATCTTGAAGTGAAAGTGATAAGTATTGGTGAAGCTGAG GCTATTAGTCTCTTTGCAGCTTCCTTGACATCAAAATCTACTCTGACTAGTGGACTAGAAGACTTTTTTAATGTGCCAAAACAAGATTCAAATTTGACCTCAAAGTACATACAAACTAGTAGGCTTGATGAACTTGCAAAGGAGCCTAAACCAGAAGAATGA